The Babylonia areolata isolate BAREFJ2019XMU chromosome 24, ASM4173473v1, whole genome shotgun sequence genomic interval tgtgcgcgcacatactTTTAATAGAAAAATGAAAGCTGCATCACTTTGTTCGTGGACAGGAGTAGATCAGCCGCAGAGTGGAGGTAATTATTATCAGactttttgcttgtttctttattttgttgtgttttatactCACAAGCTCAGTTGTGTCTAATTTTGTAACGATCATACGTTGTCTGTTTAGATAAGGCTGCATCATAGACGTCTGCTGAATGTTTGAAGTGTAAAACCTTCCACATTATGTTATGTGattattactgttaattataGCCTGCAGAACCTCAAGTCTTCATGAGTTTGGTGTGTCAGTTTCAACTGGTGAAGCATAGCTGTTTGTCCCACGGCTGTTGCCTTCAGTGTTTCCATCTGTTTTCCAGATTCaagaaacaaaatcaagaacCTGGTTGGAGACGGAATCAGCTGCACAGATGAGCACACATGACGGTGAAATCACTGCGCCAATCTctaaacagacagagactcgaACGATCACCATATCCAAGTTTAATAACCAGCCTCCAACAATCATCACATCGGAGTTCAACCAGCCTCCAAAGATCACCGCTTCCAAGTCTAATATCCAGTCTCCATCGATCACCGCATCGAGCTCCAACCAGTCTCATGACGACACCATTTACGAAGCTCGGGTCAAACACGTGAAGGATGCTTGTAAAGTGTTGATGACGGCGGGTGGACACAACACGGTCTCACCTCTTGGCTTGCCCACAAAGGAAGCAGGGACCGGTTTCTTTGTGTCCAGTGTTCACAAGTTGGTGTACTGCTCTGTAGAGAAGGTGGGCAGCTCTTTCTGGAAGAGAGCCTTCAGGGTCCTGAACTCTGTCGAGCCACCAAAGTCTCTCTTTCGTCAGTCAGGGTTAACATCGCATGTGGATAATGAAAATATCACTTTTGAAAATaagagcacccagtggcagcagAATCAGCTCGATAGTTCTTTAAAGTTCCTGTTTGTTCGCGATCCTTTTTCCAGAACGTTTTCTGGATACATGGACAAAATCTTTCTACCATTCTTCCAAACTTATGTGCAAATATCCCAGAAGACTGGCTCCATGAAAGATTCCCACTTCAACCGTGTGGAAAATATGACTCAGTGTGAACTGAAAATTCCGACGTTTGCCCAGTTCATCCAGTCAGAAGTTTCGAAAAATGTATCTTATTTCTTTACGTTCGAAGGACACTTCAgaccaatccacacacactgcaatccATGCGCGGTATCTTTCGACATCGTGGGTAAAATGGAATCCTTCCGCCAAGACACGGAGTACATTCTGAGCAAGGCAGGGCTGAGTCTGAGCGACGTTGCTGGTGACCCCAACACCTTCGAGGCTCGCAGTGATCTGAGCATCATGTCCGACATCGCGTGGAGAACGCTCATCTCCCCAGTCTGGAGACAGACGGAGGAGGACCCCAGCTGTCGGCCGGTGAGACACGAGCTGCTACGGCGATTGTGGACCACGTTCCAAGTCCGGGGTCTGCTGTCAGCATCAGTGTGGTATCCTCTGGGAGCCGAGCAAAGTGCAGAGGCCACGCTGCCCGATCTCCTGCTGGCCATCAAGGACGGCTACGATGCCTCGGGAGACAGACGTCAGCGCTTGCAGCAGAGGGAGGCGGCCATGATAGAAGCGTTCAGATCCGTCCCTGTGGACCATCTGAAAAGGCTTCAGGCCATCCACCGCGTGGACTGCGTTCTGTTTGACTATGACTGTTCCCTGGATCGCTTTTTGCATGCTTCGGACCGGCTGCCTGATCATGCATTTTTCAAAAACTGGCAGTAACTCGGCCTCAGCTGGGCCGTGTAGTGATGATCGCCGCGTGTGTGAGCACgcgtccacgcgcgcgcgcacacacactgatgcacacatatgcaagcacacgcatgcgcgcgcgcacacacgcacgcacgcacacacacacacacacacacacacacttatgcacgccGGCGTTCACGCACAGcatgtgcacactgacacataacttacacatacgcatgtgtgcgtgcacacacgtatAACACATGCGGCAAACACACAAGGACACGCGCATATACACATTGGCCA includes:
- the LOC143298596 gene encoding carbohydrate sulfotransferase 12-like, giving the protein MSTHDGEITAPISKQTETRTITISKFNNQPPTIITSEFNQPPKITASKSNIQSPSITASSSNQSHDDTIYEARVKHVKDACKVLMTAGGHNTVSPLGLPTKEAGTGFFVSSVHKLVYCSVEKVGSSFWKRAFRVLNSVEPPKSLFRQSGLTSHVDNENITFENKSTQWQQNQLDSSLKFLFVRDPFSRTFSGYMDKIFLPFFQTYVQISQKTGSMKDSHFNRVENMTQCELKIPTFAQFIQSEVSKNVSYFFTFEGHFRPIHTHCNPCAVSFDIVGKMESFRQDTEYILSKAGLSLSDVAGDPNTFEARSDLSIMSDIAWRTLISPVWRQTEEDPSCRPVRHELLRRLWTTFQVRGLLSASVWYPLGAEQSAEATLPDLLLAIKDGYDASGDRRQRLQQREAAMIEAFRSVPVDHLKRLQAIHRVDCVLFDYDCSLDRFLHASDRLPDHAFFKNWQ